One Thioclava electrotropha DNA segment encodes these proteins:
- the istA gene encoding IS21 family transposase → MFTVDLYRKVRLACAEGMSQREAARHFGISRDSVQKMLAYSVPPGYRRKAPIKRPKLDGFTEIINAWLEEDRGVPRKQRHTAKRVFERLRDEHGFTGGYTIVKDYIREHDRRGREMFVPLAHAPGHAQADFGEAMVIIDGVEQKAHFFAFDLPHSDACYIRAYPAATSEAWVDGHVHAFGFFGRVPVSVLYDNDRCLVAQILPDGTRKRARLFSGFLSHYLLRDRYGRPGKGNDKGSVEGLVGYARRNFMVPVPRFPSWEAFNAWLEEQCRKRQGDVLRGHTETIGTRLDRDLEVMSALPPAPFDACDQASGRVTSQALVRYKTNDYSVPIAYGHRDVWLRGYVDEVAIGCGGDLIARHPRSYEREDVVFDPLHYLPLIEKKINALDQAAPLTGWELPPEFATLRRLMEARMLKAGRREFVQVLRLLEAFELDDVQAAVKTALRMGAIGFDAVKHLVLCQVEKRPPKLDLDVYPYLPRAEVGKTSAASYMCLISEEAR, encoded by the coding sequence ATTTTCACCGTGGACTTGTATCGCAAGGTTCGACTTGCCTGCGCCGAGGGGATGAGCCAGCGCGAGGCGGCGCGTCACTTCGGGATTTCACGCGACAGCGTGCAGAAGATGTTGGCGTATTCGGTTCCGCCGGGCTACCGGCGCAAGGCGCCGATCAAGCGCCCGAAGCTGGATGGTTTTACCGAGATCATCAACGCCTGGCTGGAAGAGGACCGCGGCGTGCCGCGCAAACAGCGGCACACCGCCAAGCGGGTGTTCGAGCGGCTCCGGGACGAACACGGTTTCACCGGCGGCTACACGATCGTGAAGGATTACATTCGTGAGCATGACCGGCGCGGTCGCGAGATGTTCGTGCCGCTGGCCCATGCGCCCGGGCATGCCCAGGCCGACTTTGGCGAAGCGATGGTCATCATTGATGGTGTCGAGCAGAAGGCGCATTTCTTCGCCTTCGACCTGCCACATAGCGATGCCTGCTATATCCGGGCCTATCCGGCTGCGACCTCCGAGGCCTGGGTCGACGGGCATGTTCACGCCTTCGGCTTCTTCGGTCGGGTGCCGGTGTCGGTGCTCTACGACAACGACAGGTGCCTGGTGGCACAGATCCTGCCGGATGGCACCCGCAAGCGGGCCAGGCTGTTCAGCGGGTTCCTGTCACATTACCTGCTCCGTGACCGCTATGGCCGTCCCGGCAAAGGGAACGACAAAGGCAGCGTCGAGGGGCTGGTGGGCTATGCCCGGCGCAACTTCATGGTGCCGGTGCCGCGCTTCCCCTCCTGGGAGGCCTTCAACGCCTGGCTGGAAGAACAATGCCGCAAGCGTCAGGGCGATGTTCTGCGCGGCCATACCGAGACGATCGGCACGCGCCTTGACCGGGATCTCGAGGTGATGTCGGCGCTGCCGCCAGCCCCTTTCGATGCCTGCGATCAGGCGAGCGGGCGGGTCACCTCGCAGGCGCTGGTGCGTTACAAGACCAACGACTATTCCGTGCCGATCGCCTACGGCCACCGCGATGTCTGGCTGCGCGGCTATGTCGACGAGGTGGCGATCGGCTGCGGCGGCGATCTGATCGCGCGCCATCCGCGCAGCTATGAGCGCGAGGATGTCGTCTTCGACCCGCTCCACTACCTTCCGCTGATCGAGAAGAAGATCAATGCCCTGGACCAGGCCGCGCCGCTGACAGGCTGGGAGCTGCCGCCCGAGTTCGCAACCCTGCGCCGCCTGATGGAAGCACGCATGCTCAAAGCGGGGCGGCGTGAGTTCGTCCAGGTCCTGCGGCTGCTGGAGGCCTTCGAGCTCGACGATGTGCAAGCCGCCGTGAAGACGGCCCTGCGCATGGGAGCCATCGGCTTCGACGCCGTCAAGCATCTCGTGCTGTGTCAGGTCGAGAAGCGACCGCCGAAGCTCGACCTCGACGTCTATCCCTACCTGCCGCGGGCCGAGGTCGGAAAGACCTCGGCGGCCAGCTACATGTGCCTGATCTCGGAGGAGGCCCGATGA
- a CDS encoding lysozyme inhibitor LprI family protein has translation MKPFAATVLVVCCVPALSWASQSVDHIHIRKCVSQAEDQVEVCARKQVLGCMDTLENEGKAAVEYRSCSRAAFNQADSMLNEVYAVGISNVKAADMQREATNANYSGLEALLRKSQRAWIEVRDNTCELGVRYDATGSGAEMQMLLCQTELTMRRIVALEQQIGHSYPKIAR, from the coding sequence ATGAAACCGTTTGCCGCGACCGTGCTTGTCGTCTGTTGCGTTCCTGCGCTGAGCTGGGCCTCGCAATCTGTAGACCATATTCACATTAGGAAGTGTGTTTCCCAAGCGGAGGATCAAGTCGAGGTCTGCGCCAGAAAGCAGGTTCTCGGCTGCATGGATACGCTTGAGAATGAGGGTAAGGCTGCCGTCGAATATCGCAGCTGCAGTCGCGCGGCGTTTAATCAGGCCGATTCCATGCTCAATGAAGTCTATGCAGTTGGCATCAGTAACGTGAAGGCTGCTGATATGCAGCGAGAAGCTACCAACGCGAATTACTCCGGGCTCGAAGCCCTCTTGCGAAAGTCACAACGCGCTTGGATCGAGGTCCGCGACAATACCTGCGAGTTGGGGGTTCGCTACGACGCGACCGGGAGTGGTGCAGAGATGCAGATGTTATTGTGCCAGACAGAGCTTACGATGCGCAGAATTGTCGCGCTTGAACAGCAGATTGGGCACTCCTATCCGAAGATCGCGCGGTAA
- a CDS encoding formimidoylglutamate deiminase, with amino-acid sequence MQTIWAHRALVANSWAERVRIDLDEDGRIGAIAPGATCPEGAKRVEILLPAPANLHSHAFQRAMAGLSERRGEDPHDSFWTWRRLMYRFLDRLTPEDVQAIAAFVQMEMLEAGYATNVEFHYLHHAPGGRPYEDLAEMAGRIVAAAAQTGIGLTLLPVLYTYGGLDGRALVSGQDRFGNDPERFARLVEGARRHVAELGADSGLGIAPHSLRAVDKSGLEAAVSLAGDAPIHIHLAEQQAEVKEVRATTGARPVEWLLENAPVDRRWCLIHATQMQPAETEALAATGAVAGLCPITESSLGDGIFDGVRWRAAGGVFGVGSDSNIRISLTEELRTLEYSQRLRDHSRAALADPDRSTGRVLFQGAVEGGAQAAGRASGAIATGLWADLLALDDLGPDGQGRLGDVLLDTWIFARDDRAVRDVWSAGRHVVQDGRHVQRDAIARAYGRVSKRLGYEV; translated from the coding sequence ATGCAGACGATCTGGGCGCATAGGGCGCTGGTGGCGAATTCCTGGGCGGAACGGGTAAGAATTGACCTCGATGAGGACGGTCGCATCGGCGCGATCGCACCGGGAGCGACCTGCCCCGAGGGGGCGAAGAGGGTTGAAATCCTGCTACCTGCTCCGGCCAACCTGCATAGCCACGCGTTTCAACGTGCAATGGCGGGCCTCTCCGAACGGCGCGGCGAAGATCCGCATGACAGCTTCTGGACCTGGCGGCGGCTGATGTATCGGTTCCTCGACCGCCTCACTCCAGAGGACGTTCAGGCGATCGCGGCTTTCGTTCAGATGGAGATGCTCGAGGCCGGTTACGCGACCAATGTCGAGTTTCACTACCTGCATCACGCTCCGGGTGGTCGGCCCTATGAAGATCTGGCCGAGATGGCCGGACGGATCGTGGCGGCGGCGGCCCAGACCGGGATCGGGCTGACGCTTTTGCCAGTGCTCTATACCTATGGCGGGCTCGATGGGCGCGCGCTTGTCTCGGGGCAGGACCGCTTCGGCAACGATCCCGAGCGCTTCGCGCGTCTGGTCGAGGGGGCGCGTCGCCATGTTGCAGAGCTTGGTGCAGATAGCGGACTGGGGATCGCTCCGCACAGCCTGCGCGCGGTGGACAAGAGCGGACTCGAGGCGGCGGTCTCGCTTGCAGGCGATGCACCGATCCATATTCATCTGGCCGAGCAACAGGCCGAGGTTAAGGAAGTCAGGGCCACGACAGGTGCCCGGCCCGTTGAATGGCTGCTTGAGAATGCCCCGGTCGACCGCCGGTGGTGCCTGATCCATGCAACCCAGATGCAGCCCGCAGAAACCGAGGCGCTCGCTGCGACGGGCGCAGTGGCCGGTCTCTGTCCGATCACCGAGTCGAGCCTCGGAGACGGAATTTTCGACGGCGTGCGCTGGCGAGCCGCAGGTGGGGTGTTCGGTGTCGGGTCGGATAGCAATATTCGGATTTCGCTCACCGAGGAATTGCGCACGCTCGAATATTCCCAGCGTTTGCGCGATCATTCGCGTGCCGCGCTTGCCGATCCGGACCGCTCGACTGGGCGCGTCCTTTTTCAGGGGGCGGTCGAGGGAGGTGCGCAGGCGGCAGGACGCGCCAGCGGAGCCATCGCGACGGGGCTTTGGGCCGATCTTCTCGCGCTTGACGACCTTGGGCCAGACGGTCAAGGGAGGCTCGGCGACGTCCTGCTCGATACCTGGATTTTCGCGCGTGATGATCGCGCGGTGCGCGATGTATGGTCCGCGGGGCGTCATGTGGTGCAGGACGGGCGTCACGTTCAACGCGATGCGATCGCGCGGGCTTACGGGCGTGTGTCGAAGCGGTTGGGGTATGAGGTATGA
- a CDS encoding type II toxin-antitoxin system RelE/ParE family toxin, giving the protein MAEIRIQDGASHRLDVIYRYTRDRWGEDQAANYITGLFAAFDKIAAHGVASKPIPAEFGVDGFFFRYEHHFVYWRYLSNGDIGIVTILHERMHQSDRFRDDFGSA; this is encoded by the coding sequence GTGGCCGAAATCCGTATTCAGGACGGGGCGTCCCACCGCCTCGATGTCATTTACCGCTACACCCGTGACAGGTGGGGAGAGGATCAGGCCGCGAACTACATCACTGGCCTGTTCGCAGCCTTCGACAAGATCGCGGCACATGGTGTCGCGTCGAAACCGATCCCAGCCGAGTTCGGTGTTGATGGGTTCTTCTTTCGATACGAGCATCATTTCGTCTACTGGCGATATCTCTCGAACGGGGACATCGGGATCGTGACGATCCTGCATGAGCGCATGCATCAGTCTGACCGTTTCCGGGATGATTTTGGCTCTGCCTGA
- a CDS encoding GntR family transcriptional regulator gives MTVTREDGADNSISWQSIRDEMMARIRAQLYAPGELIPNEVDLAAEFGCARATVNRALRDLATSGFLDRRRKAGTRVREAPRRKATLTIPLTHVEVEASGARYAYRLLERKIEAPPPLVREKLRLSGRERLLHVSSLHLADDVPHMFENRWIVLDTVPEIEDVDLSKTSPNVWLVRQAPYTHGTMEFLAEAAGAAAKHLVCAPDDPVLTMLRVTWLDAQPITYARQSFSPSHRMRLEL, from the coding sequence ATGACGGTGACGAGAGAGGATGGGGCTGACAATTCGATCAGCTGGCAGTCGATCCGCGACGAGATGATGGCGCGGATCCGCGCGCAGCTCTATGCGCCCGGCGAATTGATCCCCAATGAGGTGGATCTCGCTGCAGAATTCGGCTGCGCGCGGGCCACGGTGAACCGCGCGCTGCGCGATCTCGCGACATCGGGTTTTCTCGACCGGCGCCGAAAGGCTGGCACCCGGGTGCGCGAAGCACCGCGCCGCAAGGCCACGCTCACGATCCCGCTGACCCATGTCGAGGTCGAAGCCAGCGGGGCGCGCTACGCATACCGCTTGCTGGAGCGCAAGATCGAGGCTCCGCCGCCGCTGGTGCGCGAGAAGTTGAGGCTGTCGGGACGCGAGCGCCTGCTCCACGTCAGCAGCCTTCATCTGGCCGATGATGTGCCGCACATGTTCGAAAATCGCTGGATCGTGCTCGATACCGTGCCCGAGATCGAGGACGTGGACTTGTCCAAGACCAGCCCGAATGTCTGGCTCGTGCGGCAGGCACCTTATACTCACGGCACGATGGAATTTCTGGCAGAAGCCGCCGGGGCGGCTGCAAAACATCTTGTCTGCGCGCCCGACGATCCGGTTCTCACGATGCTCCGGGTGACCTGGCTCGATGCGCAACCGATTACCTATGCGCGGCAATCCTTCTCGCCGTCCCATCGGATGCGTCTGGAGCTGTGA
- a CDS encoding plasmid pRiA4b ORF-3 family protein: MTLVARLKVTLSDVEPQVLRRFDVPLKIKLNRLHDVIQSAMGWTDSHLYEFRAGGVGWGVPDPDGFYEGPMPASKTSLLDVLEDVGTKTIHYIYDFGDNWHHVIKVEKIDDAVPGAAYPRLVRAIGACPPEDIGGSPGYADFLDAIADPQHEAHADMLEWHGAKFDPDEADIGRILDNFERLARKWAPKPRKPKASTRRI, encoded by the coding sequence ATGACGCTGGTCGCGCGCCTCAAGGTGACATTATCTGACGTCGAGCCTCAGGTGCTTCGACGCTTCGATGTGCCACTGAAGATCAAGCTGAACCGCCTGCACGATGTTATCCAGTCCGCCATGGGATGGACTGATAGCCACCTCTATGAGTTCAGGGCTGGCGGCGTCGGCTGGGGCGTGCCAGATCCAGATGGTTTTTACGAGGGCCCCATGCCGGCCAGTAAGACCAGCCTACTTGATGTGCTCGAAGATGTGGGAACCAAGACCATCCATTACATCTACGATTTTGGCGACAACTGGCATCACGTGATCAAGGTCGAGAAAATCGATGATGCCGTCCCGGGTGCCGCATATCCGCGTCTTGTCAGAGCCATAGGGGCTTGCCCGCCGGAAGATATCGGCGGCTCTCCCGGTTACGCGGACTTCCTGGACGCCATCGCCGATCCGCAACACGAAGCCCACGCAGACATGTTGGAATGGCATGGCGCAAAGTTCGATCCTGATGAGGCAGATATCGGCCGTATCCTCGACAACTTCGAACGCCTCGCCCGGAAATGGGCACCAAAGCCTCGGAAACCCAAAGCTTCTACCAGGCGTATCTGA
- a CDS encoding CopG family ribbon-helix-helix protein, which produces MGTSPYSIRLDDELRQSLEREAEIEDRSPAQLAVRAIRSMLDAKAAKRTAIDNALARAEEDAFISAEAMNAWIDSWDTGHESPAPKPDITPDDA; this is translated from the coding sequence ATGGGCACCTCGCCATACTCCATCCGTCTGGACGACGAGCTAAGACAATCTCTCGAACGCGAAGCGGAAATCGAAGATCGTTCGCCTGCCCAGCTCGCAGTGCGCGCCATTCGATCCATGCTGGACGCCAAGGCTGCAAAGCGGACCGCCATAGACAACGCTTTGGCGCGTGCCGAAGAGGACGCTTTCATTTCCGCCGAAGCGATGAACGCCTGGATCGATTCATGGGACACAGGCCATGAGTCCCCTGCCCCGAAACCGGACATCACGCCTGACGACGCATGA
- the hutI gene encoding imidazolonepropionase, protein MTEITLTNATLAPCDGATENRVFSGWLRLKDGRIAEIGEGSADGQDLAGRLVTPALIDCHTHLVYGGSRGREFEQRLEGVSYEEIARSGGGILSTVNATRTASEDDLVASALPRLDALLAEGVAAVEIKSGYGLSVEDEIKMLRAARRLEKERPVRIMTTWLAAHALPPEYAGRAEVYLDEVVIAGLRAAHAEGLVDAVDGFCESIAFSAEQMARVFDVARELGLPVKLHAEQLSHQGGSQLVAARGGLSADHVEYATAEDAEALARAGSVAVLLPGAFYTLRETRMPPIAEFRAAGAAMALATDSNPGTSPLTSLLLTMNMGATLFRMTPTECLDGVTCHAAQALGLEDCGRLGVGMRADLAIWDVTDPAELTYRIGFNPLHCRYFGGRKC, encoded by the coding sequence ATGACAGAGATCACCCTCACCAATGCAACACTGGCCCCCTGCGACGGAGCGACAGAGAACCGTGTCTTCTCAGGGTGGTTGCGTCTTAAAGACGGGCGCATCGCCGAGATCGGGGAAGGCTCAGCAGACGGCCAGGACCTCGCCGGGCGGCTGGTCACCCCGGCCCTGATCGATTGCCATACCCATCTCGTCTATGGCGGCAGTCGAGGGCGCGAATTCGAGCAACGCCTGGAAGGTGTGAGCTACGAGGAAATCGCCCGCAGCGGCGGTGGCATCCTTTCCACAGTCAATGCGACACGCACCGCGAGCGAGGACGATCTGGTCGCCTCCGCCCTGCCCCGTCTCGATGCGCTGCTGGCAGAGGGCGTGGCGGCGGTCGAAATCAAGTCAGGCTATGGGCTGAGCGTTGAAGACGAGATCAAGATGCTGCGGGCGGCGCGTCGGCTCGAAAAGGAGCGTCCCGTCCGCATCATGACGACCTGGCTCGCAGCACACGCTTTGCCTCCGGAGTATGCCGGGCGCGCGGAAGTATATCTCGATGAAGTGGTCATCGCAGGTCTACGGGCCGCCCATGCCGAGGGACTTGTCGATGCGGTCGACGGGTTCTGCGAGTCGATTGCCTTTTCTGCCGAGCAGATGGCGCGGGTCTTCGACGTCGCGCGGGAACTGGGCCTCCCGGTTAAGCTTCATGCGGAACAGCTCAGCCACCAGGGTGGCAGCCAACTCGTCGCCGCGCGCGGTGGGCTCTCTGCCGATCACGTGGAATATGCGACCGCGGAGGACGCCGAAGCGCTGGCGCGCGCGGGTAGCGTCGCCGTGCTTCTGCCCGGGGCCTTCTACACACTGCGCGAGACCAGAATGCCGCCGATCGCCGAGTTCCGTGCAGCAGGCGCCGCTATGGCGCTCGCCACCGACAGCAACCCCGGGACATCGCCGCTCACGTCGCTCCTTTTGACCATGAACATGGGAGCCACGCTCTTTCGCATGACGCCGACCGAATGCCTTGACGGGGTCACTTGCCATGCCGCGCAGGCACTCGGCCTTGAGGATTGCGGACGGCTCGGCGTCGGTATGCGGGCAGACCTCGCGATCTGGGACGTCACCGATCCCGCCGAGCTGACATATCGGATCGGCTTCAACCCCCTTCACTGCCGCTACTTTGGAGGCCGCAAATGCTGA
- a CDS encoding ribbon-helix-helix domain-containing protein: protein MSRTTTLTVRLGGALSDFVSANVGDDGSYENVSEYIRDLIRRDKERAEQEAFSLLKAELTHAFAAPEDTYQPLSAAEVIARNRS, encoded by the coding sequence ATGTCCCGAACGACTACGTTGACCGTCCGCCTCGGTGGGGCGCTGAGTGACTTTGTCTCGGCGAATGTGGGTGATGACGGGTCCTATGAGAATGTCAGCGAATACATCCGCGACTTGATCCGGCGCGACAAGGAGAGGGCGGAGCAGGAGGCCTTCAGCCTCCTGAAAGCCGAGTTGACCCATGCCTTCGCAGCCCCAGAAGACACGTATCAACCGCTGAGCGCAGCCGAGGTAATCGCACGGAACCGGAGCTGA
- a CDS encoding Fic family protein has protein sequence MTFYGRKLPGQGRIAGYGWLISELGLRTPMPRRLALVSDHHERRSEPEWEIFRSEQWPGEAVFDHLTFAIKNEGIDLRIMHEVTRVADHSEISRALMGATGLVARRLWFFWEWLTGEMLDLPDLGKVKYQPALDPDIYFAIDPGIRSARHKIIDNLPGTPAFCPLVQRSPRLEKLIALQLPALAREITGKAPQHIVSRAAAFLLLDDSKASFAIEQEKPGPQRAARWARAIGEAGSHPLSLGELERLQQIVLRDTRFVKMGVRKEGGFIGSHSRDGRVPEPVHISARYEDLADLLEGIALYETRALEGGVDPMVVAAAVSFGFVYIHPFEDGNGRLHRYLLHHVLARGGFNPTGLVFPISVVVYRRIEEYSDVLKSVSEPMMEFIEWKPTARGNVEVLSDTAALYRFFDSTMHAEFIADCVRETVEQDLPREIDYIERYDRFKSSVDALLDMPAPMVDLLRGFLEQGNGTLSGRALRKEFSALTEEEVTLIEEAYAAAWPPD, from the coding sequence ATGACTTTCTACGGACGCAAGCTTCCCGGCCAAGGCCGGATTGCAGGATATGGCTGGCTGATCAGTGAGCTCGGTCTGCGCACGCCCATGCCGCGCCGCCTGGCTCTTGTCTCCGACCACCACGAACGCCGGTCCGAACCGGAATGGGAAATATTTCGATCGGAGCAATGGCCGGGTGAGGCCGTCTTCGATCACCTGACGTTTGCCATCAAGAACGAAGGCATCGATCTTCGGATCATGCATGAGGTCACAAGGGTTGCAGACCATTCCGAGATTTCCCGAGCCCTGATGGGAGCGACCGGCCTCGTCGCGCGTCGGCTTTGGTTCTTTTGGGAATGGCTGACAGGCGAGATGCTGGATCTGCCTGACCTTGGGAAAGTGAAGTATCAACCCGCGCTCGATCCAGACATCTATTTCGCTATCGATCCAGGGATTCGATCGGCCCGCCACAAGATTATCGATAACCTGCCCGGCACCCCGGCCTTTTGTCCTCTCGTGCAGAGATCCCCGAGGCTCGAGAAGCTGATCGCGCTGCAACTGCCAGCTCTGGCAAGGGAGATCACAGGAAAGGCGCCGCAACATATCGTATCGCGCGCCGCGGCTTTCCTGTTGCTTGACGATTCCAAGGCTTCCTTTGCGATCGAGCAGGAGAAACCAGGCCCCCAACGAGCAGCCCGCTGGGCACGCGCGATCGGCGAGGCGGGAAGCCATCCGCTATCGCTGGGCGAGCTTGAGCGCCTGCAACAAATTGTCTTGCGAGATACACGCTTCGTGAAGATGGGGGTTCGCAAGGAGGGTGGCTTCATTGGTAGCCACAGCCGCGACGGAAGGGTCCCGGAGCCGGTGCATATCAGCGCCCGGTATGAAGATCTGGCTGACCTCCTGGAGGGAATCGCGCTCTATGAAACGCGGGCTCTCGAGGGCGGTGTTGATCCGATGGTGGTCGCGGCCGCGGTGTCGTTCGGTTTTGTCTACATCCACCCCTTCGAGGATGGGAACGGTCGTCTCCATCGATATCTGCTGCACCATGTTTTGGCCCGTGGCGGGTTCAATCCGACGGGCCTGGTCTTCCCGATCAGCGTCGTGGTCTACCGGCGTATCGAGGAATACAGCGATGTTCTAAAATCCGTCTCGGAACCTATGATGGAGTTCATCGAGTGGAAGCCCACGGCCCGGGGGAATGTGGAAGTCCTGTCGGACACAGCGGCGCTTTACCGCTTCTTCGACAGCACCATGCATGCCGAGTTCATCGCCGATTGTGTCAGGGAAACGGTCGAGCAGGACCTCCCCAGGGAAATCGACTACATTGAGCGCTATGATCGGTTCAAATCCAGTGTCGACGCGTTGCTGGACATGCCCGCCCCAATGGTGGATTTACTGCGAGGTTTTCTGGAACAAGGCAACGGCACGCTATCCGGACGTGCCTTGCGCAAGGAGTTCTCGGCGCTGACGGAAGAGGAAGTCACCCTGATCGAGGAGGCCTATGCGGCAGCCTGGCCTCCCGACTGA
- a CDS encoding type II toxin-antitoxin system RelE/ParE family toxin — translation MKIVFVEEAAQDIQWFRYHYQSVFPEGSSKARASLKAIQQTLAANPYAGHPSVSGRAVRELSLPRTPFSLIYRVMPTQIEILRLWDNRQGTDY, via the coding sequence ATGAAGATCGTCTTTGTTGAAGAGGCGGCCCAGGACATCCAATGGTTTCGCTATCACTATCAATCGGTTTTTCCGGAAGGTAGCTCCAAGGCCCGCGCGAGCCTGAAAGCCATCCAGCAGACGCTGGCCGCCAATCCTTATGCGGGACATCCCAGCGTTTCAGGGCGCGCTGTGCGAGAACTCTCGCTTCCTCGGACACCGTTCTCGCTGATATATCGCGTCATGCCCACTCAGATCGAAATTCTCCGCCTTTGGGATAACAGGCAGGGGACGGATTACTGA
- a CDS encoding RNA-guided endonuclease InsQ/TnpB family protein, translated as MCRKAWLPWPRVKLSATAGLDWGVSTFVTLAHEDGAFEALPNPRHWALEAEDLKAEQRRLSVAARARKISRRALRAHRRALARRHAKIAARRKDFLHKASARIAGRHRLIATEALAVRNMTASARGTAEAPGRNVAQKAGLNGSILDTAPAGFLNMLRYKAEEAGAEFLEPKTRELKPSQRCLDCGAVRKKTLAERHHDCDCGCRLGRDEAAARVLLNWGLEESRKRRDTETINPAGTVGDQAAA; from the coding sequence TTGTGTAGGAAAGCATGGCTCCCCTGGCCCCGCGTCAAGCTGTCAGCGACTGCGGGGCTCGACTGGGGCGTATCGACCTTCGTCACGCTCGCGCATGAAGACGGTGCCTTCGAGGCACTGCCGAACCCGCGCCACTGGGCTCTCGAAGCCGAGGACCTTAAGGCTGAGCAGCGCCGGCTCTCGGTCGCGGCCCGGGCGCGGAAGATCTCCCGACGGGCGCTGCGGGCACACCGCCGCGCTCTGGCGCGTCGTCATGCGAAGATCGCCGCGCGCCGAAAGGACTTCCTGCACAAGGCGAGCGCGCGGATCGCCGGGCGGCATCGCCTGATCGCGACCGAGGCGCTGGCTGTGCGCAACATGACCGCTTCAGCCCGGGGCACCGCGGAGGCGCCGGGCCGGAATGTGGCCCAAAAGGCGGGCCTGAACGGATCGATCCTGGACACGGCTCCGGCCGGGTTTTTGAACATGCTCCGATACAAAGCGGAAGAAGCTGGTGCGGAGTTCCTTGAGCCGAAGACGCGAGAGCTGAAGCCGTCACAGCGCTGCCTGGACTGCGGTGCCGTGCGGAAGAAGACGCTCGCGGAGCGCCATCATGATTGCGACTGTGGCTGTCGTCTCGGAAGAGACGAGGCCGCGGCCCGCGTCCTGCTGAACTGGGGGCTCGAGGAGAGCCGGAAGCGGCGGGACACGGAAACGATCAATCCGGCCGGGACGGTCGGGGATCAGGCAGCTGCCTGA
- the istB gene encoding IS21-like element helper ATPase IstB — translation MTDAPDLLLAHHLKTLKLPTFLREYDKLARQCAAEGQDHVRFLARLVELELIDRERRMVERRIKAAKFPATKSLDSFDFKAIPKLNKMQVLELARGEWIERRENVIALGPSGTGKTHVALGLGLAACQKGLSVGFTTAAALVHELMEARDERRLLRLQKQMVGYKLLIIDELGFVPLSKTGAELLFELISQRYERGATMITSNLPFDEWTETFGSERLTGALLDRLTHHVHILEMNGDSYRLAQSRARNSANT, via the coding sequence ATGACCGACGCGCCCGACCTGCTGCTCGCCCATCATCTGAAGACGCTCAAGCTGCCGACCTTCCTGAGGGAATACGACAAGCTCGCGCGCCAGTGCGCCGCGGAGGGGCAGGACCACGTTCGCTTCCTGGCGCGCCTGGTGGAACTCGAACTGATCGACCGCGAACGGCGGATGGTCGAGCGCCGCATCAAGGCGGCGAAGTTCCCGGCGACCAAAAGCCTCGACAGCTTCGACTTCAAGGCGATCCCCAAGCTCAACAAGATGCAGGTGCTGGAACTCGCCCGCGGGGAATGGATCGAGCGGCGCGAGAATGTCATTGCCCTCGGCCCGAGCGGCACCGGCAAGACCCATGTCGCCTTGGGCCTTGGACTGGCCGCCTGCCAGAAGGGCCTTTCCGTCGGCTTCACCACCGCCGCCGCATTGGTCCACGAGCTGATGGAGGCCCGCGACGAGCGCCGCTTGCTACGCCTGCAAAAACAGATGGTCGGATACAAGCTCCTGATCATCGACGAGCTGGGCTTCGTGCCTCTGAGCAAGACCGGCGCCGAGCTGCTCTTCGAACTGATCTCGCAGCGCTACGAGCGGGGCGCCACCATGATCACCAGCAATCTGCCCTTCGACGAATGGACCGAAACCTTCGGCTCCGAGCGCCTGACCGGCGCTCTGCTCGACCGGCTCACCCACCATGTCCACATCCTCGAGATGAACGGCGACAGCTATCGGCTTGCCCAAAGCCGCGCCCGAAACAGCGCCAACACCTGA